Proteins encoded together in one Ciona intestinalis chromosome 3, KH, whole genome shotgun sequence window:
- the LOC100175410 gene encoding UBA-like domain-containing protein 2-B produces the protein MDDVNLKHEVMVNQFVLAAGCLSHEAREHLKSTHWHFEAALSRYFQESGIPQQHNQHPFCPPTNTPATPPAFPEALLAFSKMQTGEKQQQNPPTSNAQQTGSQQIGFMKVNTSS, from the exons ATGGATGatgtaaacttaaaacatGAAGTAATGGTGAATCAATTCGTTCTGGCTGCTGGCTGCTTGTCACATGAAGCAAGGGAACATTTAAAATCTACACATTGGCACTTCGAG GCTGCCCTAAGTCGATACTTTCAAGAATCTGGAATACCTCAACAGCATAACCAACACCct ttttgtcCGCCAACCAATACACCAGCTACACCACCTGCATTTCCTGAAGCATTGCTCGCATTTTCAAAAATGCAGACTGGAGAGAAACAGCAGCAGAATCCTCCAACTAGCAATGCACAACAGACCGGTTCACAACAGATCGGTTTTATGAAAGTAAACACAAGCAGCTGA
- the LOC100185601 gene encoding uncharacterized protein LOC100185601 → MSQESGASKVLQRKNKLNQQQAKPKVWQYVGYKSILETATCQRIYSISGKRDDISLFYVHGNFYAINATCPHAGGPLDVIVDLEDLVKREEPHVICPWHHFSFNLLTGKAEEGLKAETYQVKVDGEKVYVFHSYKLSVKPFETEI, encoded by the exons ATGTCACAAGAGTCTGGAGCATCGAAAGTACttcaaagaaaaaacaagttaaatcaACAACAGGCGAAACCTAAGGTGTGGCAGTATGTTGGATACAAAAG TATTCTTGAGACTGCGACATGTCAGCGAATATATTCAATCAGTGGCAAGCGAGATGATATCTCATTGTTTTATGTTCATGGAAACTTCTATGCTATCAATGCAACTTGTCCTCATGCag GAGGGCCACTTGATGTAATTGTTGATTTGGAAGACTTGGTAAAAAGGGAAGAACCCCATGTTATTTGTCCATGGCATCATTTTTCCTTTAATTTGTTAACTGGAAAGGCAGAGGAAGGATTAAAG GCTGAAACCTACCAAGTCAAAGTAGATGGTGAGAAAGTGTATGTTTTTCACAGCTACAAACTGTCTGTCAAGCCATTTGAAACTGAAATTTGA